A genomic region of Salinibacter pepae contains the following coding sequences:
- a CDS encoding YncE family protein, whose translation MRSSFSSSVLASLPTVRLRRPAVWIAFLAVAALSLTGCDLFGSNDDDGRRVTTDVVIANSGNFSAQDGSLTLYDPTDSTATLEDIDVAFINSLALHNDRLFVVDNTQADNAGRITTFDTDQLGPIDQVSNPRPPRYIAFPTADKGYVSNLSRFDENFSPEPSTVSVVDLDDNSVTKRVDVGREPRGIGVAGGKAFVANSADGTLSVLDADADTVNTTLSLSGCDNPKSVFVDGENEVTVVCQGGGEQASEVLFLSPIEETIKDRVELGAPIGSANATQSAYYSEGAEELYAISGVETFGGPPLGGTGEIFRVDTDTNVLDATLEVPQDDELVNLTAVGYDAVTQDLYVTRLPVGDAGGPLFSADGTALILDRSGDEVTRFKTGNTPGHIAFLRDSQ comes from the coding sequence ATGCGTTCTTCTTTCTCGTCTTCCGTTCTCGCGTCTCTTCCGACCGTGCGGCTGCGCCGCCCTGCCGTCTGGATCGCATTCCTGGCCGTCGCCGCCCTGTCGCTCACGGGCTGCGACCTCTTTGGCTCGAATGACGACGATGGCCGCCGCGTGACGACGGACGTGGTGATCGCCAATTCGGGCAACTTCAGTGCTCAGGACGGCTCCCTTACGCTTTACGACCCCACCGACTCTACGGCCACCCTCGAGGACATCGACGTGGCGTTCATCAACAGCCTGGCCCTGCACAACGACCGCCTCTTCGTCGTCGACAACACACAGGCTGACAATGCCGGCCGGATCACGACCTTCGACACCGATCAGCTCGGGCCGATTGACCAAGTTTCGAACCCGCGTCCCCCACGGTACATCGCCTTTCCGACCGCGGACAAGGGGTACGTTTCCAACCTGAGCCGTTTCGACGAGAACTTTAGCCCCGAGCCGAGCACTGTGTCGGTGGTCGACCTGGATGACAACTCGGTCACGAAACGGGTTGATGTTGGGCGTGAGCCTCGGGGCATCGGCGTTGCCGGCGGGAAGGCGTTCGTCGCGAATTCCGCGGACGGCACCCTCTCGGTTCTCGACGCGGACGCCGACACCGTAAACACGACGCTGTCCCTCTCCGGCTGTGATAACCCCAAGAGCGTGTTCGTGGACGGCGAGAACGAGGTGACGGTGGTCTGCCAGGGCGGGGGCGAACAGGCTTCCGAGGTGCTGTTCCTAAGCCCGATCGAGGAGACGATCAAAGACCGGGTAGAGCTTGGTGCCCCCATTGGCTCGGCGAACGCGACCCAGTCGGCGTATTACTCGGAGGGGGCTGAGGAACTGTATGCCATCAGTGGGGTCGAGACGTTCGGAGGCCCCCCGTTGGGGGGAACTGGTGAGATCTTTCGGGTAGATACCGACACCAACGTGCTCGACGCGACTTTAGAGGTTCCACAGGACGATGAACTTGTCAATCTCACTGCAGTCGGCTACGACGCCGTTACGCAAGACCTATACGTGACACGCCTTCCCGTTGGCGACGCTGGCGGACCGCTCTTTTCGGCGGACGGGACCGCGCTCATCCTTGACCGAAGTGGAGACGAAGTCACACGCTTCAAAACCGGCAACACCCCGGGCCACATCGCCTTCTTGCGCGATAGCCAGTAG
- a CDS encoding PIG-L deacetylase family protein has product MASLLYVFPHPDDECFGPVPALARQRRTGHEVHLLTLTRGEATSQRERLGYSKADMAAARYEEMQGVAATLDLSSLTVLEYPDGGLAELNPLVLEDEVTSHIHAHEPDVVVTYPVHGISGHPDHLVAHAVVKRAVCALRRDGAASPRRLAFYTLPPADDADRPPHLSHSPPALIDCQVPIRDEDLETGREALHCYETYRPVIEEHRPLDTIGDRVSFELFAETHDPPLSSLLDRLPALDDEAGLPSAP; this is encoded by the coding sequence ATGGCCTCTCTGCTGTACGTTTTTCCCCACCCCGACGACGAATGCTTCGGCCCGGTGCCCGCCCTCGCCCGGCAGCGCCGCACAGGGCACGAGGTGCACCTGCTCACCCTCACGCGGGGCGAGGCCACGTCGCAACGGGAGCGCCTCGGGTACTCGAAGGCGGACATGGCGGCGGCCCGCTACGAGGAGATGCAGGGGGTGGCGGCCACCCTGGACCTTAGCTCCCTGACTGTCCTGGAGTACCCGGACGGAGGGCTCGCCGAGCTCAATCCACTGGTGCTGGAGGACGAGGTGACCTCTCACATCCACGCTCACGAGCCGGACGTGGTCGTCACGTACCCCGTCCACGGGATTAGTGGACACCCCGACCACCTCGTGGCCCACGCCGTCGTGAAGCGCGCGGTGTGCGCCCTTCGTCGAGACGGGGCGGCCTCTCCCCGTCGCCTCGCGTTCTACACGCTCCCTCCGGCCGACGACGCAGACCGACCGCCCCACCTCTCGCACTCCCCCCCAGCGCTCATTGACTGCCAGGTCCCCATTCGGGACGAGGACCTGGAAACGGGGCGCGAGGCCCTCCACTGCTACGAGACCTACCGCCCCGTCATCGAGGAGCATCGGCCCCTCGACACCATCGGCGATCGCGTGTCGTTCGAGCTATTTGCAGAGACGCACGATCCGCCCCTCTCCTCGCTCCTCGACCGCCTGCCCGCCCTCGACGACGAGGCGGGCCTCCCCAGCGCCCCGTAG
- a CDS encoding sensor histidine kinase has translation MSRAIAWHLSFIGAGLLWIAGPAWGAARPTPDDSLRLGPAAPIAEVRVDANADDVPDRRGETVTVAGRVTAGRGRLAVSRPQLVAVQDRTAGIHVRLPDGLVVERGDSLRVRGSLEHAYGLTRLRGAEGRVVEAGARTPAPLPLTVNTAAGEQHEGRLARVRGRIAGKGTNRGGDYLRLQAQGAASPAQVEVFVAERHGDRFGLDRFAEGDAVEVTGVVGQYDLEAPYDEYHQIEPRGRDDLAQVGWPSTYLRAALLILAGGGLVGGIVVIGLRAAVRRRTKELEERRARFRRLAEATLEGIALHEADGTIVDANASLAQMMETDREALIGKDITALLASAPSVHLDRAEGRTDAPVETELVHADGTTTPVEVETRTVTTGDEPVHVCAVRDLSKRKEWEDEMLRAKQEAEQAARLKSTLIHNMSHELRTPITTITGYAEVIMEEAEEPHRSFALQIRESGRRLSDTLQSVLDMAQIESGTLEVTVQEVAVPSVVRDVVDRHAQAVEEKALAVDLDVPEDCTVATDRTLLYRILNNLVQNAVKFTDDGTVRIRAEPVEFGVRIGVRDTGVGIAPAFRPDLFEPFKQESEGVAREYDGAGLGLALTKRLVDLLGGAIEVDSAKGEGSAFTVELPSLTEAEASAPAVAEGPMN, from the coding sequence GTGTCTCGAGCCATTGCCTGGCACCTTTCGTTTATCGGAGCGGGACTTCTATGGATTGCCGGTCCGGCGTGGGGCGCCGCCCGTCCGACCCCCGACGACAGCCTTCGGCTTGGACCGGCGGCGCCCATTGCCGAGGTCCGGGTCGACGCGAACGCGGACGACGTGCCGGACCGGAGGGGAGAGACCGTGACGGTGGCGGGACGGGTCACGGCGGGGCGTGGGCGCCTGGCCGTGTCCCGGCCCCAACTGGTTGCGGTTCAGGACCGTACGGCCGGAATCCACGTGCGTCTGCCCGATGGCCTGGTCGTGGAGCGGGGCGACAGCCTTCGCGTCCGCGGCTCCCTGGAGCACGCTTACGGCCTGACGCGACTGCGGGGCGCCGAGGGGCGGGTCGTGGAGGCCGGGGCCCGCACGCCGGCCCCGCTTCCACTCACCGTGAACACAGCGGCGGGGGAGCAGCACGAGGGCCGGCTCGCCCGCGTGCGAGGGCGCATCGCCGGAAAGGGAACCAACCGGGGGGGCGACTACCTGCGCCTTCAGGCCCAGGGGGCCGCGTCGCCGGCGCAGGTTGAAGTGTTCGTGGCGGAGCGGCACGGAGATCGGTTTGGGCTGGATCGCTTCGCCGAGGGCGACGCGGTCGAGGTGACAGGGGTGGTGGGCCAATACGACCTCGAGGCGCCGTACGACGAATACCACCAAATCGAGCCCCGAGGCCGGGACGACCTTGCCCAGGTCGGATGGCCCTCAACCTATCTCCGAGCGGCACTTCTGATTCTTGCGGGCGGAGGGCTCGTGGGCGGGATTGTCGTGATTGGGCTTCGGGCGGCCGTCCGGCGCCGCACGAAGGAGCTGGAGGAACGCCGGGCCCGCTTTCGTCGGCTGGCGGAGGCCACGCTTGAGGGCATCGCCCTCCACGAGGCCGACGGAACGATCGTCGACGCGAATGCATCCCTGGCCCAGATGATGGAAACGGACCGGGAGGCCCTGATCGGGAAGGACATCACCGCCCTGCTCGCGTCGGCCCCGTCGGTTCATTTGGACCGGGCCGAGGGGAGGACCGACGCCCCGGTCGAGACCGAACTGGTCCATGCGGACGGCACGACGACCCCGGTCGAGGTCGAAACGCGGACCGTCACGACCGGCGACGAGCCTGTTCACGTGTGCGCCGTGCGGGACCTCTCCAAACGGAAGGAGTGGGAGGACGAGATGCTCCGTGCGAAACAGGAGGCCGAGCAGGCGGCTCGGCTCAAGTCAACCCTGATCCACAACATGAGCCACGAACTCCGCACGCCCATTACCACCATCACGGGCTACGCGGAAGTGATCATGGAGGAGGCCGAGGAGCCGCACCGGTCGTTTGCCCTTCAGATTCGGGAGAGCGGACGGCGCCTCTCGGACACGCTCCAGTCGGTGCTGGACATGGCGCAGATTGAGTCCGGCACCCTCGAGGTGACGGTGCAGGAAGTGGCGGTCCCGAGCGTGGTCCGTGACGTCGTCGACCGGCACGCGCAGGCGGTCGAGGAGAAGGCCCTTGCCGTCGATCTTGACGTGCCGGAGGACTGCACCGTGGCGACGGATCGCACGCTCCTCTACCGCATCCTCAACAACCTCGTCCAGAACGCCGTCAAATTTACAGATGACGGGACCGTTCGCATACGAGCCGAACCGGTCGAATTTGGGGTCCGGATCGGTGTGCGGGACACGGGCGTCGGAATTGCCCCTGCGTTTCGGCCGGACCTGTTTGAGCCGTTCAAGCAGGAGTCCGAGGGGGTGGCGCGGGAGTACGACGGGGCGGGATTGGGCCTCGCCCTCACGAAGCGCCTGGTGGACCTGCTCGGGGGCGCCATCGAGGTGGACAGCGCCAAGGGGGAGGGCAGTGCGTTCACGGTCGAACTGCCGTCGTTGACGGAGGCGGAGGCGTCCGCCCCGGCCGTCGCCGAGGGGCCGATGAACTGA
- a CDS encoding sensor histidine kinase gives MSFVPRLPPFVSRLGLKLGATAGLIAGLGAVAASSASGGGAALLGLGTAVLVYAASHVWLHRRLRHLQGVLHEIRTHEFAAETPPSGPHGDELSTLLWEVYRTGQSLETEIQELKAMESYRREFIGNVSHELKTPIFSVQGFAETLLDGALDDESVNRTFLKKILHHANRLDSLARDLSTITKIETDELDMSNEAFNVAELFDAAIESVEIRAEEKGIMPRQRVAPDLPQIYGDFDRLRRVLVNLVDNAIKYNQDGGTVQLEAESQNDEVVIRVVDDGIGIPPDHLPRLTERFYRVDKSRSRNQGGTGLGLAIVKHILAAHDRELHVESAPEEGSTFYFTLPTSPQPSLQPA, from the coding sequence GTGTCATTTGTTCCCCGGCTCCCCCCGTTCGTGAGCCGCCTGGGCCTGAAGCTTGGGGCCACGGCGGGCCTCATCGCCGGGCTGGGAGCAGTGGCCGCGTCGAGCGCTTCCGGCGGAGGCGCTGCCCTGCTCGGACTGGGCACCGCCGTCCTCGTCTACGCCGCGAGTCACGTCTGGCTCCACCGTCGCCTCCGCCACCTCCAGGGGGTCCTGCACGAAATCCGCACCCATGAGTTTGCCGCCGAGACGCCCCCCTCCGGCCCCCACGGCGACGAGCTGAGCACGCTTCTCTGGGAGGTCTACCGCACCGGCCAGAGCCTGGAAACCGAAATCCAGGAGCTCAAGGCGATGGAAAGCTACCGGCGCGAGTTTATCGGAAACGTGTCCCACGAGCTCAAAACACCGATCTTTTCCGTCCAGGGCTTCGCCGAGACATTGCTGGACGGCGCCCTGGACGACGAGTCGGTGAACCGCACGTTCCTCAAAAAAATCCTCCACCACGCCAATCGCCTCGACAGCCTTGCCCGCGACCTCTCGACCATTACCAAGATCGAGACGGACGAGCTGGACATGTCGAACGAAGCGTTCAACGTGGCGGAGCTGTTCGACGCCGCGATCGAGTCGGTCGAGATTCGGGCGGAGGAGAAGGGCATTATGCCCCGGCAACGAGTCGCGCCGGACCTTCCCCAGATCTACGGCGACTTCGACCGTCTCCGTCGGGTCCTCGTGAACCTGGTGGACAACGCCATCAAGTACAACCAGGACGGCGGTACCGTCCAGCTGGAGGCCGAGAGCCAAAACGACGAGGTCGTGATCCGGGTCGTGGACGACGGCATCGGCATTCCGCCGGACCACCTTCCCCGCCTCACCGAGCGCTTCTACCGCGTGGACAAGAGCCGGTCTCGCAACCAGGGGGGCACCGGACTGGGGCTCGCCATCGTAAAGCACATCCTCGCCGCCCACGACCGCGAACTTCACGTTGAGAGCGCGCCGGAGGAGGGCTCCACGTTTTATTTCACCCTGCCGACCTCGCCCCAGCCCAGCCTGCAGCCGGCGTAG
- a CDS encoding protein phosphatase 2C domain-containing protein, with the protein MSATAGPDSSGGDASAVDARVWAVSKGDASMDAYEDAAHVRAEAWPVRAAVADGATESAFAGAWAERLACGVVEEDATTPAALRRAVPAWQAAWRDAVRERAAGRPWYVEAKAEEGAFATLLGLSLRAGGQWRAVGVGDCCLFRVRDEALVRSWPLTAGETFTNRPALVPSRPSQTPPTPEAASGEWRAGDTFVLATDAVAAWLLNSESPVGPATVGAWNEEQFRRAVEQGRTENTLRNDDATLLVAHVTEPPSPGREAAAPPMNQS; encoded by the coding sequence ATGAGCGCGACCGCAGGGCCCGATTCGTCGGGGGGAGACGCGTCTGCGGTGGACGCCCGTGTCTGGGCCGTGTCGAAAGGCGATGCGAGCATGGACGCGTACGAGGACGCAGCGCATGTCCGGGCCGAGGCGTGGCCGGTCCGGGCCGCCGTGGCCGACGGGGCGACGGAATCGGCCTTCGCCGGGGCGTGGGCCGAGCGCCTGGCGTGCGGCGTGGTGGAGGAGGACGCAACCACCCCTGCGGCCCTGCGCCGGGCCGTCCCGGCGTGGCAGGCAGCGTGGCGGGACGCGGTCCGTGAGCGCGCCGCAGGGCGCCCCTGGTATGTCGAGGCGAAGGCGGAGGAGGGCGCCTTCGCCACGCTGCTGGGCCTGTCGCTGCGGGCCGGGGGGCAGTGGCGGGCCGTGGGCGTCGGGGACTGCTGCCTCTTTCGGGTGCGAGACGAGGCCCTCGTGCGGAGTTGGCCCCTCACCGCGGGCGAGACCTTCACGAATCGTCCCGCCCTCGTCCCCAGCCGCCCGAGTCAAACGCCGCCCACGCCCGAGGCTGCCTCGGGGGAGTGGCGCGCGGGCGATACCTTCGTGCTGGCCACCGACGCCGTCGCCGCCTGGCTCCTGAATTCGGAGTCCCCCGTCGGGCCCGCGACGGTCGGGGCGTGGAACGAGGAGCAGTTTCGGCGGGCCGTAGAGCAGGGGCGCACCGAGAACACGCTCCGCAACGACGACGCCACGCTCCTCGTCGCACACGTGACCGAACCACCGTCTCCAGGCCGGGAGGCGGCGGCACCGCCCATGAACCAATCGTAG
- a CDS encoding cobalamin-binding protein: MPRIVSLIPSATEIVAALGHGDDLVGRSHECDHPPGVEALPALTAPKVPLEGSSREIDDRVRALLDEAMSVYDVDVERLNALQPDVILTQSQCEVCAVSLPTVEQAVADRIEGAPTVVALEPRSLADVRDDIRRVAAALGCPDRGDRLVRRMRDRMQATSNAVAPADATDRPTVAALEWIDPLMGAGGWVPTLLEAAGGTPVFARRRGDLDALHEADPDRIVVMACGFGLSRTDAELDVLRTNPQWTALRAVQTGHVYRADGNHFFNRPGPRLAASLDILAEILHPDRFHAAVDRSHRDTAWRREPAPDPSPSQ; this comes from the coding sequence ATGCCCCGGATTGTGTCGCTCATTCCCAGCGCCACCGAGATCGTGGCCGCCCTCGGCCACGGGGACGACCTGGTGGGCCGCTCGCACGAATGCGACCACCCGCCCGGCGTGGAGGCGCTGCCCGCCCTGACCGCCCCGAAGGTCCCGCTCGAGGGATCGAGCCGCGAGATTGACGATCGGGTGCGCGCCCTGCTCGACGAGGCGATGTCGGTCTACGACGTGGACGTGGAGCGGCTGAACGCCCTGCAGCCGGACGTCATCCTCACCCAGTCGCAGTGCGAGGTGTGCGCCGTGTCCCTACCGACGGTCGAGCAGGCGGTGGCCGATCGCATCGAGGGCGCCCCGACGGTCGTGGCCCTGGAGCCGCGGTCCCTGGCGGACGTGCGCGACGACATCCGGCGCGTGGCCGCGGCCCTCGGCTGCCCGGACCGCGGCGACCGGCTCGTGCGCCGGATGCGCGACCGGATGCAGGCGACCTCGAACGCGGTGGCGCCCGCTGACGCAACCGACCGCCCCACGGTTGCGGCCCTGGAGTGGATCGATCCGCTGATGGGGGCCGGGGGCTGGGTCCCGACGCTCCTGGAGGCGGCGGGCGGGACGCCGGTCTTTGCCCGTCGCCGCGGCGACCTCGACGCCCTGCACGAGGCCGATCCGGACCGCATCGTCGTGATGGCGTGTGGGTTCGGCCTGTCCCGGACCGATGCGGAGCTGGACGTTCTCCGGACCAACCCCCAGTGGACCGCCCTCCGGGCCGTGCAGACCGGCCACGTGTACCGGGCCGATGGCAATCACTTTTTCAACCGGCCCGGGCCCCGACTGGCGGCCTCCCTCGACATTCTGGCCGAGATCCTCCACCCGGACCGCTTCCACGCCGCGGTTGATCGCTCTCATCGAGACACGGCCTGGCGGCGCGAGCCGGCCCCGGATCCCTCGCCGTCCCAGTAG
- a CDS encoding TonB-dependent receptor plug domain-containing protein: MAALVLLIASAFLLPVPGWAQAPAPADTTRRPPVVSEPPDSSIAMSVTLPEVTVEGVLDRAASIPAAAHVTTLDADAVAASGAQSVADLLSMRSGAFVKQYGSTGLATLSMRGMGGTQTQVLLDGLRVANPQTGQVDLSLLPTLLIESVEVQHGAGSARHGSGSLGGTVHLRTLRPQTDPLLRVAGGGGAYDERHVSALASGGQGSWSGLVAGRYYRTDGDFQYRNSFLVPTQTLRRNGAGARTMTFFGRGTWRGDTQRWRLSGWWTKARRGLPGPASARSGGARQWDELGRVWTEGTLPLGAGTLELSAQGQRSRLRYRNPPTQTDRTTVTTATDADAELRYPLSSLGSITAGTTVGYDHASLDGGVDRVSGATFVDATLSLAPFELQPAVRLDAIGANGEPTIVPSPRLGVRWRPFDDVGLTLRGLVGRAFRYPTFNERYYEPGGTPGLQPEDGWTTEGGVSFRLARPDALLTVEATAFATRLTDKIVWRPSYVANGVQVWSPSNVSRVCSRGLELSVRGRQQLRSKLSLSGGSHFTHTRAENRANANSPAYGAQLPYVPRQTWKLWGRAEWQGLSVSATGRLVGPRFYSADESRSLAPYQTVDVRAAYEWAFDAGRLALEAQVKNVLDRRYEIVRLYPMPPRHATLRLRFSFPSS, from the coding sequence ATGGCTGCACTCGTCTTGCTTATCGCTTCGGCGTTCCTGCTGCCCGTCCCCGGGTGGGCCCAGGCGCCCGCCCCCGCCGACACGACGCGGCGCCCCCCGGTCGTCTCGGAACCGCCGGACTCGTCCATCGCAATGTCCGTAACCCTCCCCGAGGTGACGGTGGAAGGGGTTCTGGACCGCGCCGCCTCCATCCCGGCGGCCGCCCACGTCACGACCCTCGACGCGGACGCCGTGGCCGCGAGCGGCGCGCAGTCGGTGGCCGACCTCCTGTCGATGCGCTCCGGGGCGTTCGTCAAGCAGTACGGGAGCACGGGCCTCGCCACCCTCTCGATGCGGGGCATGGGCGGCACGCAGACGCAGGTGCTGCTCGACGGCCTGCGCGTGGCGAACCCACAGACGGGCCAGGTGGATCTGTCGCTGCTTCCCACCCTGCTGATCGAGTCGGTCGAGGTGCAGCACGGGGCCGGGTCGGCCCGGCACGGCTCCGGGAGCCTGGGCGGCACCGTCCACCTCCGCACGCTGCGCCCACAGACCGATCCGCTCCTCCGCGTGGCGGGCGGCGGCGGCGCGTACGACGAGCGCCACGTGTCGGCCCTCGCGTCGGGCGGGCAGGGTTCCTGGTCCGGGCTGGTGGCGGGGCGCTACTACCGCACGGACGGCGACTTTCAGTACCGCAACTCGTTTCTGGTGCCCACGCAGACGCTGCGGCGGAACGGGGCCGGCGCCCGCACGATGACCTTCTTCGGGCGGGGGACATGGCGGGGGGACACGCAGCGGTGGCGCCTGTCGGGGTGGTGGACGAAGGCGCGACGCGGCCTTCCGGGGCCGGCCAGCGCACGCAGCGGCGGGGCCCGTCAGTGGGACGAGCTGGGGCGGGTGTGGACGGAGGGCACCCTGCCCCTCGGGGCAGGCACCCTCGAGCTCTCGGCGCAGGGACAGCGCTCCCGCCTGCGCTACCGAAACCCCCCGACCCAGACCGACCGCACGACCGTCACGACGGCCACGGACGCGGACGCCGAACTCCGCTATCCCCTCTCGTCCCTCGGGTCGATCACGGCGGGCACCACGGTCGGCTACGATCACGCCTCGCTGGACGGAGGGGTTGACCGGGTGTCCGGAGCCACGTTCGTGGACGCGACCCTCTCCCTCGCTCCGTTTGAGCTCCAGCCGGCGGTGCGACTCGACGCCATCGGGGCGAACGGCGAGCCCACCATCGTGCCGAGCCCTCGCCTGGGCGTCCGCTGGCGTCCGTTCGACGATGTCGGCCTCACGCTCCGCGGCCTCGTGGGGCGGGCCTTCCGCTACCCCACCTTCAACGAACGCTACTACGAGCCGGGGGGCACCCCGGGGCTCCAGCCCGAAGACGGCTGGACCACGGAAGGCGGCGTGTCCTTCCGCCTCGCGCGCCCCGACGCCCTCCTCACGGTGGAGGCCACCGCCTTTGCCACACGCCTGACCGACAAGATCGTGTGGCGGCCCAGCTACGTGGCGAACGGCGTGCAGGTGTGGAGCCCGTCCAACGTGTCCCGCGTCTGCAGCCGGGGCCTGGAGCTGAGCGTGCGGGGCAGGCAACAACTGCGTTCGAAGCTGTCTCTGTCCGGCGGCAGCCACTTCACACATACCCGGGCCGAAAACCGGGCGAACGCCAACTCGCCGGCCTACGGGGCGCAACTGCCCTACGTCCCCCGACAGACGTGGAAATTGTGGGGGCGCGCGGAATGGCAAGGACTGTCCGTCTCCGCGACGGGCCGGCTCGTGGGCCCTCGCTTCTACTCCGCCGACGAATCGAGATCCCTCGCGCCGTACCAGACGGTTGACGTCCGGGCCGCTTACGAATGGGCCTTCGATGCGGGCCGGCTCGCCCTGGAGGCGCAGGTCAAAAACGTGCTCGACCGCCGCTACGAAATCGTGCGGCTCTACCCCATGCCCCCCCGCCACGCCACCCTTCGACTTCGTTTTTCCTTTCCCTCTTCCTGA
- the pgl gene encoding 6-phosphogluconolactonase encodes MPPSPSSAVRRFPDLDALSRAAARDLTADIQETLRARDHYALALAGGSTPRRLYELLAAEAEGPLPWSQIHLFWGDERFVPLDHPDSNARMANDALVEAVPIPPDQVHPMPTHLDAPDAAAAAYGETLRHQFSDRSTTFDTVLLGLGGDGHTASLFPETGTPEQRRTDEAWVRPVTAPPRHEPPRRLTCTLPVLNGARRAVFLVAGAGKEDALARVLDQEDSSLPAAQVAPRAALLWYVDAAARPHPSE; translated from the coding sequence ATGCCCCCATCGCCCTCGTCTGCCGTTCGCCGGTTTCCCGACCTCGACGCCCTAAGCCGGGCGGCGGCCCGGGACCTGACGGCCGACATCCAGGAGACCCTCCGTGCACGAGACCACTACGCCCTCGCCCTGGCGGGCGGGAGCACGCCGCGGCGCCTCTACGAACTGCTCGCGGCGGAGGCCGAGGGCCCCCTGCCCTGGTCCCAGATCCATCTGTTCTGGGGCGACGAGCGGTTCGTCCCGCTCGACCATCCGGACAGCAACGCCCGCATGGCGAATGATGCACTTGTTGAGGCCGTCCCCATCCCACCCGACCAGGTGCACCCGATGCCGACGCACCTGGACGCCCCCGACGCGGCCGCCGCGGCCTACGGGGAGACGCTCCGGCACCAGTTCTCCGACCGCTCCACGACATTCGACACGGTCCTTCTCGGCCTCGGGGGCGACGGGCACACGGCCTCCCTCTTCCCCGAAACCGGCACGCCCGAGCAGCGCCGCACCGACGAGGCGTGGGTCCGCCCCGTGACCGCTCCGCCCCGCCACGAGCCCCCCCGCCGTCTCACGTGCACCCTGCCGGTACTCAACGGCGCCCGGCGGGCCGTTTTTCTCGTGGCCGGCGCGGGGAAGGAAGACGCTCTCGCCCGCGTGCTCGACCAAGAGGATTCGTCGCTGCCGGCCGCCCAGGTCGCCCCCCGGGCCGCGCTGCTCTGGTACGTGGACGCGGCGGCACGCCCCCATCCCTCGGAATAA
- a CDS encoding DUF6580 family putative transport protein: protein MGSRDRLIRFAVLTGIVLLAAAARIAPHPHNVTPIAALALFGGAHFANRWVGLGVALVALLLGDLVIGFHALVPFVYGGFAAIGVLGFGLRSERSVGRIAGATVAGSLLFFLVTNFGMWWLFDTYPPTAAGLWACYVAGLPYLANSLAGNAVYVTALFGGVALLKRGVPALRLDTTTASA, encoded by the coding sequence ATGGGATCTCGTGATCGCCTCATTCGCTTCGCCGTCCTCACTGGCATCGTGCTGCTCGCCGCGGCGGCCCGCATCGCCCCGCACCCGCACAACGTCACGCCCATCGCCGCGCTGGCGCTCTTTGGCGGGGCGCACTTTGCGAACCGGTGGGTCGGCCTCGGCGTGGCCCTCGTGGCCCTGCTGCTGGGCGACCTCGTGATTGGGTTCCACGCGCTCGTGCCGTTCGTCTACGGCGGCTTCGCGGCCATCGGCGTGCTCGGCTTCGGGCTTCGGTCGGAACGGAGCGTGGGGCGCATCGCCGGGGCCACCGTGGCCGGGTCGCTACTCTTCTTCCTGGTCACCAATTTCGGGATGTGGTGGCTGTTCGACACCTACCCGCCGACGGCCGCCGGCCTCTGGGCCTGCTACGTCGCCGGCCTGCCGTACCTCGCCAACAGCCTCGCGGGGAACGCCGTGTACGTGACCGCACTGTTCGGCGGGGTCGCCCTGCTGAAGCGGGGGGTGCCGGCGCTCCGGTTGGACACGACTACTGCCTCAGCGTAA
- a CDS encoding co-chaperone GroES has translation MADLIVVGDRVLIEPQTGEDKTDTGLVLPASVSQQGEVVSGRVVKTGPGYLTQNPEYSESETWKESETPVRYLPLQADPGDYAFFMGNEAIDLRYEETNYMIVQHNAILALVRGDDTPEEEPSDTTIDDLEDLWDEDE, from the coding sequence ATGGCGGACCTGATTGTCGTCGGCGATCGCGTTCTCATCGAGCCACAGACTGGCGAAGACAAAACGGACACCGGTCTTGTACTGCCCGCGTCGGTATCCCAGCAGGGAGAGGTGGTGAGCGGGCGGGTCGTCAAAACCGGGCCGGGCTACCTGACCCAGAATCCCGAGTACAGCGAGAGCGAAACCTGGAAGGAGTCCGAAACGCCCGTCCGGTACCTGCCGCTCCAGGCCGACCCGGGCGACTACGCCTTCTTTATGGGCAATGAGGCGATCGACCTGCGCTACGAGGAGACGAACTACATGATCGTCCAACACAACGCCATCCTCGCCCTCGTGCGCGGCGACGACACCCCCGAGGAGGAACCGTCGGACACGACGATCGACGACCTGGAAGACCTCTGGGACGAAGACGAGTAG
- a CDS encoding (2Fe-2S)-binding protein has protein sequence MTIDRCYCYEQTFAALKAVAEDTGADSIEELQAHVTFGENCQLCHPYVDRMLETGQTVFHEVLEADEESDAGPASS, from the coding sequence ATGACCATCGACCGCTGCTACTGCTACGAGCAAACGTTCGCGGCCCTGAAGGCCGTGGCGGAAGACACGGGGGCGGACTCGATCGAGGAGCTCCAGGCCCACGTCACCTTCGGCGAAAACTGCCAGCTCTGCCACCCCTACGTGGACCGGATGCTGGAAACCGGGCAGACCGTCTTCCACGAGGTCCTCGAGGCGGACGAGGAGTCCGACGCGGGACCGGCCTCGTCCTGA